A stretch of Microcoleus sp. FACHB-68 DNA encodes these proteins:
- a CDS encoding TIGR01777 family oxidoreductase, which translates to MKVAITGATGFVGSRLVEKLHADRHQILVLTRSQDRARRVFPSDAYPNVEIVAYTPTQSGKWQESISGCDGVVNLAGAPIADERWTPARKQEILDSRQLGTQKIVEAIAKANPKPSVLVNSSAIGYYGTSETATFDENSGAGNDFLAEVCQAWEAEAQKVKDAGTRLVILRTGIVLGMGGAVAKMLLPFKLYAGGPIGSGRQWFSWVHREDLVNLIVQALTRPEIEGVLNATAPNPVRMNEFCETLGQVMNRPSWLPVPNFALEALLGDAAQVVLEGQKVLPKRTLDAGFNYQYSGVKQALEQVISTSA; encoded by the coding sequence ATGAAAGTAGCCATCACCGGCGCAACCGGCTTTGTCGGCAGTCGTCTTGTCGAAAAACTTCACGCAGACAGACATCAAATTCTGGTACTGACGCGCAGCCAAGATCGCGCGCGGCGCGTGTTTCCATCTGATGCGTACCCAAATGTTGAAATCGTTGCCTACACGCCAACCCAGTCGGGAAAGTGGCAAGAGTCGATTTCAGGATGCGATGGCGTGGTAAACCTTGCCGGCGCACCGATTGCAGATGAACGCTGGACACCGGCACGCAAACAGGAAATACTGGATAGCCGGCAGCTAGGCACACAAAAAATTGTGGAAGCGATCGCTAAGGCAAACCCGAAACCCTCGGTTTTGGTGAATTCCTCTGCCATTGGCTATTACGGAACCAGCGAAACGGCAACCTTTGATGAAAATAGTGGTGCCGGCAACGATTTTCTGGCAGAAGTTTGTCAAGCTTGGGAAGCGGAAGCGCAGAAGGTGAAGGATGCCGGCACCCGCCTCGTTATTCTTCGCACCGGCATTGTTTTAGGCATGGGTGGCGCAGTTGCGAAAATGCTACTTCCGTTTAAATTGTATGCCGGTGGGCCAATTGGATCAGGCCGGCAATGGTTTTCTTGGGTTCACCGGGAGGACTTGGTGAACCTAATCGTGCAAGCGCTAACCCGTCCTGAAATTGAAGGGGTTCTCAACGCCACCGCACCCAACCCGGTTCGCATGAATGAATTTTGCGAAACTTTGGGCCAAGTCATGAACCGGCCTTCTTGGCTGCCGGTGCCCAATTTTGCTTTAGAAGCGCTTTTAGGCGATGCTGCCCAAGTGGTTTTAGAGGGCCAAAAGGTTTTGCCTAAACGTACTTTAGATGCCGGTTTTAATTATCAATATTCTGGCGTGAAGCAAGCATTAGAACAAGTAATCAGCACGTCTGCCTAG
- a CDS encoding AAA family ATPase: MNAVLPGYQLLESIHTGIRTVIYRGLRESDQSPIIIKTLHAEYPTLEDITRLRHEYKIIQPLEIEGIVKAYSLESYQHGLALLLEDCGGIALKDWMNSQPIPILSFLSIGIQLISTLAELHKKNIIHKDIKPHNIIITPLLGKVKIIDFSIASKLERENPSLSHPDLLEGTLAYMSPEQTGRMNRTVDYRTDFYSLGVTFYEMLTGQLPFDTLDALELVHCHIAKVPVPPHHLNPEIPEAVSSLVMKLLAKTAEDRYQSAEGLKFDLETCLIKLQTTGTISDFIAGSADKAGLLNIPQKLYGRETEVSTLLETFDRVSSGSTEMMLVSGYSGIGKTVLVNEVHKPIVRQRGYFIAGKFDQFKRNIPFASLIQAFQSLIQQLLTESESEIHIWKEKLLSALGSNGQVIIDVIPEVGLITGKQPAVPELGATESQNRFSRVFKQFISVFTTEEHPLVVFLDDLQWADSASLKLIELLITDADSKYLLLIGAYRDNEVFPTHPTVQTIEKIQAAGAMVNNIVLEPLQLIHVEELIAETLNESVRSKPLSELLFNKTQGNPFFLTQLLKTLYQENLLIYELSSGEWQWNLEQIQAIGLTDYNVVELIARNILKLPVETQKVLKLAACIGNTFNLEVLSVVSEEFSLAAAAQLWPALQAGLILPLSNEYKIPLAFTQEESAGITLTDIKVDYKFLHDRVQQAAYYLIPDEQKKQTHLKIGQLLLQNTTPEERKENIFALVNQLNYGTDLLTTVSEKYELASLNLIAGQKAKAATAYETAVKYLTVGLGLLEKNSWETQYDLTLNLYVEAAAAEYLNINFERAETLSEVVLEHAKTVLDRVKVYELQMLFSSQQNKLQATVDIALQVLNMLGILLAQEPPGETDIEELANLPEMTAPELLAALRSLIIAAPSAYFVNPDLFPKFIFTMVTLCCQHGNSGIAAGAYGGYALLLCATPAGVETGYRFGKLAVKLLDLFDARSSVGKVSTLFNGHVRHWKEHARESVAPMLEATQVALENGDIEWSGYNSLYYCHHIFFIGEPLDFVNQKQAQHLDSMLKLKQDLHSPYLKSLRIITLNLLDASQEEYRLSNGEILNEEEILQSTLATNNYMTIFMVYLAKAMRFYLFKDYERSVVNAALAEKYVDGARGSMQDAEHNFYYSLAVLAQYPNVSEREREQYLDIVDKNQEKMEQWAFLAPMNCLHKYDLVVAEKARVLGHNEQAMDYYERAIKGAAEQKYIQEEALANELAAEFHLFLGRDKIAKTYMTDAYYGYIRWGAKAKVEDLEERYPQLLASVLKQKMIEKTGETIMQTIQGTITSTGSEISEFLDLATVMKASQAIAGEIVLSNLLDKLMKILIENAGAQTGSLILPKNGEFFIEATGTKDEVQVLPSLPVSTSRQLPVSVLNYVIRTQKDVVLNDASVEEIFKADAYIIEHKIKSLLCTPIFYQGKVTAILYLENNLVAGAFTPKRVEILRMLSAQAAIAIENATLYHTLEVKVEERTEELQQKNSHLQIEIKERQRAEKTAEAANRAKSQFLANMSHELRTPLNGVLGYAQILKRDKNLTPQQTTGVNIIHQCGEHLLMLINDVLDISKIEAGKMDLNLTEFHFSQFLQSIVEICRIRAEQKGVSLNYEPITQLPLAILADEKRLRQIVINLLGNAVKFTEAGGVTFKVGYVNDSSFIAHNSSPSPLTKIRFQVEDTGIGIAPEKLSKIFLPFEQVGDTAHQTEGTGLGLAISRQLVEMMGGELKVESAVGKGSVFWFDIELTEVEGWEKYQKQAEKIIRGYAGAKRKILVVDDKWENRFVVANLLAPLGFEVREATDGEDCLNKAAAFHPDCIFTDLVMPVMDGFEAIRRIRKSPELKNVVIIGTSASVFEAETQGSLDAGCDAFLPKPVRAEELFECLSRLLNLEWIYELEVIAPDSSVPTIPESSQEKEVIAPPAEELSIFLEFAMSGDLQQIQKQAEKLKNSSPQFAAFANHLIQLANDFEEEKILEFVEQYLEVQS; this comes from the coding sequence ATGAATGCTGTTCTCCCCGGTTATCAACTACTCGAATCTATTCACACCGGCATCCGAACCGTTATTTACCGAGGTTTGAGAGAATCGGATCAATCGCCCATTATTATCAAAACTTTACACGCTGAGTATCCAACGCTTGAAGATATTACTCGCTTGCGTCATGAATATAAAATTATTCAACCTTTAGAAATTGAAGGAATTGTCAAAGCTTATAGCCTTGAAAGCTATCAGCATGGATTAGCCTTGTTGCTAGAAGATTGTGGCGGAATTGCGCTCAAAGATTGGATGAACTCTCAACCCATCCCAATTTTATCATTTCTTTCGATTGGCATTCAATTAATTTCTACGCTTGCAGAACTTCATAAAAAGAATATCATTCATAAAGATATTAAACCTCACAATATTATTATTACTCCCTTACTCGGCAAAGTTAAAATTATTGATTTTAGTATTGCTTCAAAATTGGAGCGAGAAAACCCCAGCCTCAGCCATCCGGACTTGTTAGAAGGCACCCTTGCCTATATGTCTCCTGAGCAAACGGGAAGGATGAATCGCACGGTTGACTACCGCACAGATTTTTATTCTCTGGGCGTTACTTTTTATGAAATGCTCACAGGTCAACTGCCTTTTGATACACTTGATGCCCTGGAATTAGTACATTGTCATATTGCAAAGGTGCCGGTGCCTCCCCATCACCTAAATCCAGAAATTCCTGAAGCGGTTTCAAGCTTGGTTATGAAGTTATTAGCTAAAACCGCCGAAGATCGGTATCAAAGTGCAGAGGGATTAAAATTTGATCTGGAAACGTGCTTAATCAAACTGCAAACAACCGGCACGATTTCTGATTTTATAGCCGGCAGTGCAGATAAAGCCGGTTTATTGAATATCCCCCAAAAACTTTATGGGCGTGAAACGGAAGTTTCAACCCTGTTAGAAACCTTTGATCGCGTCAGTTCTGGCAGCACTGAAATGATGCTGGTTTCCGGTTACTCCGGGATTGGCAAAACTGTTCTAGTCAATGAAGTTCACAAACCCATTGTCCGGCAACGGGGTTATTTTATTGCCGGCAAATTTGACCAATTCAAGCGCAACATTCCTTTTGCATCTCTGATTCAAGCTTTTCAGTCATTAATTCAGCAATTACTTACCGAAAGTGAATCAGAAATTCACATTTGGAAAGAAAAACTTTTATCAGCTTTAGGCAGTAACGGGCAAGTCATCATTGATGTGATTCCCGAAGTTGGATTAATTACCGGCAAACAGCCTGCCGTACCTGAACTGGGGGCAACTGAATCGCAAAACCGTTTCAGCCGAGTATTTAAACAATTTATTAGCGTATTTACAACCGAAGAACACCCCCTCGTTGTCTTTTTAGACGACTTGCAGTGGGCAGATTCAGCCTCGCTTAAATTAATCGAACTGCTGATCACGGATGCGGATAGCAAATATTTATTACTCATTGGCGCATATCGGGATAACGAAGTATTTCCCACCCATCCAACGGTGCAAACGATTGAGAAGATCCAAGCTGCCGGTGCAATGGTTAATAATATTGTACTTGAGCCGTTACAACTGATTCATGTTGAAGAATTAATTGCCGAGACTTTAAATGAATCTGTTCGCTCAAAACCGTTATCTGAGCTACTTTTTAATAAAACTCAGGGTAATCCCTTCTTCTTAACGCAACTACTGAAAACGCTCTACCAGGAAAACTTATTAATTTATGAGTTATCTTCGGGGGAGTGGCAGTGGAATCTTGAGCAAATTCAAGCCATTGGCCTCACTGATTATAATGTCGTTGAACTCATTGCCCGCAATATTCTCAAACTGCCGGTAGAAACGCAGAAAGTTTTAAAGCTGGCAGCTTGTATTGGCAACACCTTTAACTTAGAAGTTTTGAGTGTTGTTAGTGAGGAGTTTTCCTTAGCCGCAGCGGCTCAATTGTGGCCGGCACTTCAGGCTGGGTTGATTTTGCCCTTGAGTAATGAGTATAAAATTCCCTTGGCATTTACTCAGGAGGAATCTGCCGGTATTACTTTAACCGATATCAAAGTAGACTACAAGTTTTTACACGACCGAGTACAGCAAGCTGCTTATTATTTGATTCCCGATGAACAGAAAAAACAGACCCACCTAAAAATCGGTCAACTGCTGCTGCAAAATACAACGCCTGAAGAACGAAAAGAAAATATCTTTGCTTTAGTCAACCAACTGAATTACGGCACTGACTTACTTACGACTGTTTCGGAAAAATATGAACTGGCGTCGCTCAATCTTATAGCCGGACAGAAAGCCAAAGCTGCAACGGCTTATGAAACTGCCGTTAAGTATTTAACCGTGGGGCTAGGACTCCTAGAGAAAAATAGCTGGGAAACCCAGTACGATTTGACTCTGAACTTGTATGTGGAAGCGGCGGCTGCGGAATACCTAAACATCAACTTCGAGCGGGCAGAAACCCTTTCTGAAGTAGTGCTAGAACACGCCAAAACTGTTCTTGATCGCGTCAAAGTTTACGAACTGCAAATGCTGTTTTCTTCCCAGCAAAACAAGCTACAAGCCACAGTAGATATTGCCCTGCAAGTTTTAAATATGCTGGGCATACTCCTCGCTCAGGAACCTCCCGGAGAGACGGATATTGAGGAATTAGCAAATTTGCCAGAAATGACGGCTCCAGAGCTGCTGGCGGCGCTGCGGAGCTTAATTATTGCCGCTCCGTCTGCTTATTTTGTAAATCCTGACTTATTTCCGAAATTTATATTTACTATGGTCACTCTCTGTTGCCAACACGGTAATTCCGGGATCGCCGCTGGCGCGTATGGCGGGTATGCTTTGTTGCTTTGTGCGACACCCGCAGGCGTTGAGACTGGATATCGATTTGGAAAACTAGCAGTGAAGCTGTTAGATCTATTTGACGCTCGATCGAGCGTCGGTAAAGTCTCCACTTTATTCAACGGTCATGTCAGACACTGGAAAGAACACGCTAGGGAAAGCGTAGCCCCAATGTTGGAGGCGACTCAAGTCGCGCTGGAGAACGGAGATATAGAGTGGAGTGGGTATAACTCTTTATACTACTGTCACCACATATTTTTTATTGGGGAACCGCTGGACTTTGTAAATCAGAAGCAAGCGCAACACCTCGATTCAATGCTGAAATTGAAACAAGATTTGCACAGTCCTTACCTCAAATCGTTGCGAATAATAACATTAAATTTACTCGACGCATCCCAGGAAGAATACCGCCTCAGTAATGGCGAAATACTGAATGAAGAAGAAATTTTGCAATCGACGCTTGCCACCAATAATTATATGACTATATTTATGGTCTATCTGGCCAAAGCGATGCGATTTTATTTGTTTAAAGATTACGAGCGGTCTGTTGTCAACGCCGCTTTAGCAGAAAAGTATGTCGATGGCGCACGCGGTTCAATGCAAGATGCGGAACACAATTTCTACTATTCTCTTGCAGTTTTAGCTCAATATCCCAATGTTTCAGAGCGAGAACGAGAACAATACTTGGATATTGTGGATAAGAATCAAGAAAAAATGGAACAATGGGCTTTTCTCGCGCCGATGAATTGTCTGCATAAGTATGACTTGGTTGTAGCAGAAAAAGCGCGGGTTTTGGGTCACAATGAGCAAGCAATGGATTATTATGAGCGAGCAATTAAAGGAGCAGCGGAACAGAAGTATATCCAAGAAGAAGCGTTAGCAAATGAACTGGCGGCAGAGTTTCATCTATTCCTTGGCAGAGACAAGATCGCTAAAACTTACATGACGGATGCTTATTATGGTTATATCCGTTGGGGTGCTAAAGCAAAAGTTGAAGATTTAGAAGAACGATATCCCCAATTACTCGCCTCAGTCCTTAAGCAGAAAATGATTGAAAAGACCGGCGAGACAATTATGCAAACAATTCAGGGAACCATTACTTCTACCGGCTCAGAAATTTCAGAATTTCTCGACTTGGCAACGGTGATGAAAGCATCGCAGGCAATTGCCGGGGAAATTGTTTTGTCTAACTTGCTCGACAAGTTAATGAAAATTTTGATAGAGAATGCCGGCGCACAAACCGGCTCACTCATCTTGCCAAAGAACGGGGAATTCTTCATAGAAGCAACGGGGACTAAAGATGAAGTGCAAGTGCTGCCATCTCTTCCCGTGTCAACCAGCCGGCAGCTACCTGTTTCAGTGCTTAATTATGTGATCAGAACTCAGAAAGATGTTGTTTTAAATGATGCAAGCGTTGAGGAAATCTTTAAGGCTGACGCCTACATTATCGAACACAAAATTAAATCGTTACTGTGTACGCCTATCTTCTATCAAGGCAAAGTTACTGCCATTCTTTACCTGGAAAATAATCTAGTTGCCGGTGCTTTTACACCGAAACGCGTAGAAATATTGCGGATGCTATCCGCGCAAGCCGCAATTGCCATAGAAAATGCCACACTGTATCACACCCTAGAAGTCAAAGTAGAAGAGAGAACGGAGGAATTACAACAAAAGAATTCGCACCTACAGATAGAAATAAAAGAGCGCCAACGAGCTGAGAAAACAGCAGAAGCTGCGAACCGAGCTAAGAGCCAATTTCTCGCCAATATGAGCCATGAATTAAGAACTCCCCTCAATGGCGTTTTAGGTTACGCTCAAATTCTCAAGCGTGACAAAAACTTAACGCCCCAACAAACGACAGGCGTTAATATTATTCATCAATGCGGCGAACATCTTTTAATGTTAATTAATGATGTTTTAGATATTTCAAAGATTGAAGCTGGAAAAATGGATCTCAACCTGACAGAGTTTCATTTTTCACAATTTCTTCAAAGCATCGTTGAAATTTGTCGCATTCGAGCCGAACAAAAGGGAGTTTCCCTAAACTACGAACCCATAACCCAGCTTCCTCTAGCAATTCTTGCTGATGAAAAAAGATTGCGGCAGATTGTGATAAATTTGTTGGGAAATGCTGTTAAGTTTACCGAAGCGGGCGGCGTTACTTTCAAAGTGGGATACGTTAATGATTCATCGTTTATTGCTCATAATTCATCCCCATCACCCCTAACTAAAATTCGCTTCCAAGTAGAAGACACCGGCATCGGGATTGCACCGGAAAAATTATCTAAAATATTTTTGCCCTTCGAGCAGGTAGGCGATACCGCTCATCAAACCGAAGGAACCGGCTTAGGATTGGCAATTAGCCGGCAATTAGTTGAAATGATGGGGGGCGAATTAAAAGTAGAAAGTGCTGTCGGTAAAGGCAGTGTCTTCTGGTTTGATATAGAATTAACCGAAGTTGAAGGATGGGAAAAATACCAAAAACAAGCTGAAAAAATTATTCGAGGGTATGCCGGCGCTAAACGTAAAATATTAGTAGTAGATGATAAATGGGAAAATCGCTTTGTTGTCGCTAACTTGTTAGCACCTCTGGGATTTGAAGTCAGAGAAGCGACTGACGGTGAAGACTGTTTGAACAAAGCGGCTGCTTTTCATCCCGATTGCATTTTCACCGATTTGGTTATGCCGGTTATGGATGGCTTTGAAGCCATCAGGAGAATTCGCAAATCACCCGAACTTAAAAATGTGGTCATTATCGGCACCTCTGCCAGTGTTTTTGAGGCTGAAACGCAGGGAAGTTTAGACGCAGGATGTGATGCTTTTCTCCCGAAGCCAGTTCGTGCCGAAGAACTTTTTGAATGCTTAAGCCGCCTGCTTAATTTAGAATGGATTTATGAGTTAGAAGTGATCGCTCCTGATTCTTCCGTCCCAACGATTCCTGAAAGCAGCCAAGAAAAAGAAGTCATTGCGCCTCCTGCTGAAGAACTTTCGATCTTTTTAGAGTTTGCCATGAGTGGCGATTTACAGCAAATTCAAAAGCAAGCTGAAAAGCTTAAGAATTCATCGCCTCAATTCGCTGCTTTTGCTAATCATCTAATTCAGTTAGCTAATGACTTTGAAGAAGAAAAAATTCTCGAGTTCGTAGAGCAATACTTGGAGGTACAATCATGA
- the amt gene encoding ammonium transporter, which translates to MFKKVLTGIIALWILVIPLMGNVLSQDEPTPEPEATELLTPASPSAEQTVPATPTPAISAPATSTEPPIAPADATRQQETAPATAESPLDTGDTAFMLICSALVLLMTPGLAFFYGGLVRSRNVLNTMMMSLLLMAVVGVTWTLWGYSLAFAPTSVIPGVNPGDAATVNANPIIGSLNWLGLNNVAFDQPDPVGYAPTIPHQVFMVYQMMFAIITPALISGAIVERISFKAYFWFILLWSTLIYSPLAHWVWGKGWLGAIGDLDFAGGTVVHISSGVSAVVAAWMIGPRKSFMVRPAAPHNVPYVLLGIGLLWFGWFGFNAGSALAAGGLATVAFVATMVSASAGGLTWLLWEWILRGKPTAIGIASGFLAGLVGITPAAGYVAPLGALLIGSITAICCFYAVTLRAKWQFDDSLDTFPIHGVGGTVGALLTGLFATKAVNAAGDNGLFFGNPSQLVEQIIAIVATYVFAGVGTFIILKVLGSFMELRVKPVVEDQGVDINEHGEEGYGEEFGSGLSLVKE; encoded by the coding sequence GTGTTTAAAAAGGTACTAACCGGCATCATCGCCCTGTGGATACTCGTTATTCCCCTGATGGGAAATGTCCTTTCCCAAGATGAACCAACTCCAGAGCCGGAGGCAACAGAACTGCTCACTCCTGCCAGCCCTTCTGCGGAACAAACCGTTCCCGCCACTCCCACACCGGCAATATCCGCGCCGGCAACGTCTACCGAGCCGCCGATCGCTCCAGCAGATGCGACTCGCCAACAAGAAACGGCTCCAGCAACCGCAGAGTCTCCTCTTGACACAGGCGATACCGCCTTTATGTTAATCTGCTCAGCCCTAGTCCTGCTGATGACGCCTGGACTGGCGTTTTTCTATGGAGGACTGGTACGCTCTCGCAACGTACTCAACACCATGATGATGAGCCTGCTCCTAATGGCCGTCGTTGGAGTGACTTGGACGCTGTGGGGTTACAGTCTTGCCTTCGCCCCAACTTCAGTCATACCTGGTGTGAACCCCGGAGATGCCGCTACAGTCAATGCCAATCCCATTATTGGGAGCTTAAACTGGCTTGGCTTGAATAACGTGGCATTCGACCAACCCGATCCAGTCGGCTATGCGCCAACGATTCCGCATCAGGTGTTCATGGTTTACCAGATGATGTTTGCCATCATCACCCCGGCGCTGATCTCTGGGGCAATTGTGGAGCGGATAAGTTTTAAAGCCTATTTCTGGTTTATCCTCCTGTGGTCAACCTTAATCTACTCTCCTTTGGCTCACTGGGTTTGGGGTAAAGGCTGGCTCGGTGCGATTGGAGATTTAGACTTTGCCGGCGGCACAGTTGTCCACATCAGTTCCGGTGTTTCTGCGGTGGTTGCCGCTTGGATGATTGGGCCACGCAAAAGCTTTATGGTGCGACCGGCAGCCCCCCATAATGTGCCTTATGTCTTATTGGGAATTGGGTTGCTGTGGTTTGGCTGGTTTGGGTTTAATGCCGGCAGCGCTTTAGCAGCCGGTGGTTTAGCAACCGTTGCTTTTGTGGCGACAATGGTTTCCGCCTCTGCCGGTGGTCTAACTTGGCTGCTGTGGGAATGGATATTGAGAGGCAAGCCAACCGCCATCGGCATTGCCAGCGGCTTTCTAGCGGGATTAGTCGGTATTACCCCAGCAGCCGGATATGTCGCTCCCCTAGGAGCTCTCCTCATCGGATCAATTACTGCAATTTGCTGTTTTTACGCGGTCACCCTGCGCGCGAAATGGCAGTTTGATGACTCTTTAGACACCTTTCCCATTCACGGGGTTGGTGGGACTGTCGGGGCGCTTCTAACCGGCCTTTTTGCCACAAAAGCGGTTAACGCTGCTGGTGATAATGGCTTGTTTTTCGGCAACCCGTCGCAGTTGGTTGAACAAATTATCGCTATCGTCGCCACCTATGTTTTTGCCGGTGTTGGCACCTTTATTATTCTAAAAGTTCTAGGATCATTCATGGAACTGCGAGTTAAGCCGGTCGTTGAAGACCAAGGTGTGGATATCAACGAACATGGTGAAGAAGGTTATGGTGAAGAGTTTGGTTCTGGGCTGAGTTTGGTTAAGGAGTAA
- a CDS encoding class I fructose-bisphosphate aldolase encodes MTATLDAPKTIESYLGAEAEDLLTHKAKVSQDLLHLPGPDFIDRIWAYSDRSPQVLRSLQQLYSNGRLANTGYLSILPVDQGIEHSAGASFAPNPIYFDPENIIKLAMAAGCNAVATTLGVLGSVSRKYAHKIPFIVKLNHNELLTYPNQYDQVMFASVEQAWNLGATAVGATIYFGSDQSTRQIQEVSEAFALAHEYGMATILWCYLRNNAFKQDKDYHIAADLTGQANHLGVTIEADIIKQKLPEVNNGYKAVSDAAGKKYGMTHDRVYSDLTTDHPIDLTRYQLLNCYCGRAGLINSGGASGKSDFAEVVRTAVINKRAGGSGLISGRKTFQRPFEEGVKLFHTIQDVYLSPDVTIA; translated from the coding sequence ATGACCGCAACTCTAGATGCACCCAAAACCATCGAGTCTTATCTCGGTGCAGAAGCAGAAGACCTTCTCACGCACAAAGCCAAGGTTTCTCAAGATTTACTCCATCTTCCCGGCCCAGATTTTATCGACCGCATCTGGGCATACAGCGATCGCTCTCCCCAAGTGCTGCGGAGTCTCCAGCAGCTTTACTCCAACGGGCGCTTGGCAAACACCGGCTATCTTTCTATCCTGCCGGTGGATCAAGGCATCGAACACTCTGCCGGCGCGTCTTTTGCCCCCAACCCCATCTACTTCGACCCGGAAAACATTATTAAGCTGGCGATGGCTGCCGGCTGCAATGCCGTCGCCACCACCTTGGGCGTTTTGGGCAGTGTTTCTCGCAAATACGCCCACAAAATCCCCTTCATTGTCAAACTCAACCACAACGAACTGCTCACCTATCCCAACCAATACGATCAGGTGATGTTTGCCTCGGTTGAGCAAGCTTGGAATCTGGGGGCAACCGCCGTGGGGGCAACGATTTACTTCGGTTCCGATCAATCAACTCGCCAAATTCAAGAAGTCAGCGAAGCCTTTGCCTTAGCCCACGAATACGGCATGGCAACGATTCTCTGGTGCTATCTCCGCAACAACGCTTTCAAGCAAGACAAAGACTATCACATTGCCGCTGACCTCACCGGCCAAGCCAACCATCTCGGCGTCACCATTGAGGCAGACATCATCAAGCAAAAGCTGCCAGAAGTCAACAACGGCTATAAAGCTGTCTCCGACGCTGCCGGCAAGAAATACGGTATGACGCATGATCGGGTTTACTCAGATTTAACCACGGATCACCCGATTGATTTAACCCGCTATCAGTTACTCAACTGCTACTGCGGGCGTGCCGGCTTGATCAACTCAGGTGGCGCATCCGGTAAAAGCGACTTTGCCGAAGTCGTTCGCACTGCGGTGATTAACAAACGTGCTGGAGGTTCTGGCTTAATTTCCGGTCGCAAAACCTTCCAACGTCCCTTCGAGGAAGGCGTCAAGCTGTTTCACACCATCCAAGATGTCTATCTCTCACCCGATGTCACGATTGCTTGA
- a CDS encoding response regulator, with the protein MSADSSNFGPILIVDDNPTNLQLLFDCLTTAGYKVWVARSGQSAIKKVEYSPPDLILLDVLMPGIDGFETCRYLKASESTKDIPVIFMTALADTENKVKGFNAGAVDYITKPFQQEEVLARVQTHLSIRNLTKKLQVQNEQLHQEVTERNQLANELERRVEERTEELSQTNWRLQQEIEDRSLAEQTLQRSLVKLQQAQSQLIQSEKMSAIGQMVAGVAHEINNPVNFIYGNLSHVSDDIEELLEMLNLYQEVYPNPEYKISKKAEDIDLGFLIEDLPKMLNSMQVGAERIRDIVLSLRRFSHQDGFEMKPMNIHEGIDSTLMILHNRLKFKPDRPAIEIIKEYSSNLPLVECYGGELNQVFMNILANAIDAIDESNQHRSAEQIKAYPSWIWINTQVTEGNRVIIRIKDNGSGITPEVTQHIFDPFYTTKSPGKGTGIGLSISWQIVVEKHGGSLQCNSTPAQGTEFVIELPIAQGYQAMIAS; encoded by the coding sequence ATGAGCGCAGATTCTTCTAATTTTGGCCCAATTCTCATTGTCGATGACAACCCAACTAACTTACAATTGCTATTTGATTGTTTAACGACTGCCGGCTATAAAGTTTGGGTCGCTCGAAGTGGTCAAAGTGCGATTAAAAAGGTCGAATATTCTCCGCCTGACTTAATTTTACTCGACGTACTAATGCCGGGTATCGATGGCTTTGAAACCTGTCGGTATTTAAAAGCTTCTGAATCAACAAAAGATATTCCTGTCATTTTTATGACAGCATTAGCCGACACAGAAAATAAAGTTAAAGGCTTTAATGCCGGCGCAGTCGATTACATTACCAAGCCGTTTCAGCAAGAAGAAGTTTTAGCTCGTGTTCAAACTCATTTGAGCATCCGAAATCTAACAAAAAAACTCCAAGTTCAAAACGAACAATTACACCAAGAAGTTACGGAGCGCAACCAGCTAGCAAACGAGCTAGAAAGACGAGTGGAAGAGCGAACCGAAGAGTTGTCACAAACTAACTGGCGTCTACAACAGGAAATTGAAGATCGCAGCTTAGCTGAGCAAACATTGCAGCGTTCGCTTGTAAAACTCCAGCAAGCGCAAAGCCAATTAATTCAGAGCGAAAAAATGTCTGCTATTGGGCAAATGGTTGCCGGCGTAGCGCATGAAATTAACAATCCAGTTAACTTTATTTATGGCAACCTCTCCCACGTTAGCGATGATATTGAGGAGCTTCTTGAGATGCTCAATTTATATCAAGAAGTTTATCCTAATCCTGAATACAAGATTTCTAAAAAAGCAGAAGATATAGACCTAGGATTTTTGATTGAAGACTTGCCTAAAATGCTGAATTCAATGCAGGTTGGTGCGGAACGAATTCGTGACATTGTTTTGTCGTTGCGGCGTTTCTCGCACCAAGATGGATTTGAAATGAAGCCAATGAATATCCATGAAGGCATTGACAGCACGTTGATGATTTTGCACAACCGGCTGAAATTTAAGCCAGATCGCCCTGCCATTGAAATCATTAAAGAGTATTCTTCTAATTTGCCACTTGTCGAGTGTTATGGCGGCGAACTGAATCAAGTTTTTATGAATATTCTTGCTAACGCAATTGATGCTATAGATGAATCTAACCAACACAGGAGCGCGGAACAAATAAAAGCTTATCCAAGCTGGATTTGGATTAACACCCAGGTAACAGAGGGTAATCGAGTAATTATCCGAATTAAAGATAATGGCTCTGGGATAACGCCTGAAGTCACTCAACACATCTTTGACCCTTTCTATACAACTAAATCTCCAGGCAAAGGGACTGGAATTGGATTGTCAATTAGCTGGCAAATTGTTGTAGAAAAACATGGAGGAAGTTTGCAATGTAATTCAACACCGGCACAAGGTACAGAGTTTGTGATTGAACTGCCAATTGCTCAGGGATATCAAGCAATGATCGCCTCATAG